The Shewanella sp. KX20019 genome window below encodes:
- a CDS encoding cytochrome c3 family protein, which produces MIKLKAVLALTFGCLLTLSAQAVEQREYHKEVIGKDCKTCHDNGIKQFPSDQACLQCHDIDDLAEQTARSEEEQWQNPHNNLHYGKELPCQECHGEHQPKKPMCNNCHTFKFDKHKE; this is translated from the coding sequence ATGATTAAATTAAAAGCCGTATTGGCGCTAACATTCGGTTGCCTATTGACGCTATCAGCTCAAGCGGTTGAGCAACGTGAATACCATAAGGAAGTGATTGGAAAAGACTGTAAAACCTGTCATGACAATGGTATTAAGCAGTTCCCGTCGGATCAGGCTTGTTTACAGTGCCATGATATTGATGACTTAGCCGAGCAAACAGCCCGTAGCGAAGAGGAGCAGTGGCAAAACCCACATAACAACCTTCATTACGGCAAAGAGCTCCCGTGCCAGGAATGTCATGGCGAGCATCAGCCTAAGAAACCAATGTGCAACAACTGTCATACCTTCAAGTTCGACAAGCATAAAGAGTAA